In Thermococcus stetteri, the following proteins share a genomic window:
- a CDS encoding ferritin family protein, with amino-acid sequence MLKNLNGYELLSYAICNEECAAEIYEWLSERLEGEASEEFRRLAAEKKKHALRMRELFSKLYPNREPIKFNAPPLDVLPVCSEMMKAKSEEEALSLALLSEALGKTLYMKLARMVGDEKIRLLFEELAGIKEETYKHLLEVYEFLSSGS; translated from the coding sequence ATGCTGAAGAACCTAAACGGCTACGAGCTTCTGAGCTACGCCATATGCAATGAGGAGTGCGCCGCTGAGATTTACGAGTGGCTCTCTGAAAGGCTTGAGGGTGAGGCCTCCGAGGAGTTCCGCAGGCTCGCGGCCGAAAAGAAGAAGCACGCCCTGAGGATGAGGGAGCTCTTCTCGAAGCTCTATCCCAACAGGGAGCCTATAAAGTTCAATGCTCCTCCTCTCGACGTCCTTCCCGTCTGCAGTGAGATGATGAAGGCTAAGAGCGAGGAAGAAGCCCTGAGTCTTGCCCTCCTCTCAGAAGCCCTTGGAAAGACCCTCTACATGAAGCTGGCCCGGATGGTCGGTGACGAAAAAATCCGCCTCCTCTTTGAGGAGCTGGCAGGGATCAAGGAGGAGACTTACAAACACCTTCTGGAGGTCTATGAGTTCCTTTCCTCAGGTTCGTAG
- a CDS encoding CGP-CTERM sorting domain-containing protein, which produces MKKSGIFIAFFVVLGLFLPLASPSSAWEVIYEVQRDKTMFEGGTYNPVSFVPGNAGDYYLLGGHGAGLAVLIHLSPMGEVLWAKNFSLTQELPLNLPYGQYQIVSDIAVGKDGIYVALMTNGVVSVSAPDDWIKGDPLFTLVKFDFSGNPVWAKAFKNSNNGYGGIRVQPTGDGAIVVAPIYAHMHHKNPDDPYDSDYIAPALDVGAIKFDSSGNLEWIHIYGRESIHEYVNAVGFDGSEVAIAFSSSLGGPDFGILGIDPETGELEWVREYRQAIDGGELWKMGGFNSLSGGRPMLYSVPDGWLYTNGLPGKYDGGASIWVKLDKQGNILWSGFWNTTLYQGESPAGFALADDGNYVFFDPLVKMSPSGDVLEVYYDVQPHSWYMSRAGNGFTIFLPPDRLLKLDSDMGFAGCDVHHVEKGGELTAWVPNFVDLGKGDVEFVKVPLYAEASFEGAFEFDDLPTWEWYKIAPVEVWVHDHPSEYFHLKEACNQTGSSEGGIETSTSPATSSHSPTATSEGSGFTSPSSDSSSEGTGTDGGVSVDVTCGPGIMALLALLVIAITRRR; this is translated from the coding sequence ATGAAAAAATCCGGCATCTTTATTGCATTTTTTGTTGTTCTGGGACTTTTCCTGCCCCTTGCAAGCCCCTCCAGCGCATGGGAGGTCATCTACGAGGTCCAGCGCGATAAAACGATGTTCGAGGGGGGGACATACAACCCAGTCTCGTTCGTCCCTGGAAACGCGGGTGACTACTACCTCCTCGGAGGCCACGGGGCGGGACTGGCTGTCCTGATACACCTCTCGCCGATGGGAGAGGTCCTCTGGGCTAAGAACTTCAGCCTTACTCAGGAGCTTCCCCTCAACCTCCCCTATGGGCAGTATCAGATCGTATCCGACATCGCCGTTGGAAAGGACGGTATCTACGTGGCCCTAATGACAAACGGCGTCGTCAGCGTCTCAGCACCGGATGACTGGATTAAGGGAGACCCGCTTTTCACGCTGGTCAAGTTCGACTTCTCGGGGAACCCCGTCTGGGCCAAGGCCTTCAAGAACTCCAACAATGGCTATGGGGGCATCAGGGTTCAGCCCACCGGCGACGGGGCCATCGTCGTGGCCCCAATCTACGCGCACATGCACCATAAAAACCCGGACGACCCCTATGACTCGGATTACATAGCTCCTGCCCTCGACGTGGGGGCGATAAAGTTCGACTCCTCCGGAAACCTGGAGTGGATCCACATCTACGGCAGGGAGAGCATCCACGAGTACGTGAACGCAGTGGGCTTCGACGGGAGTGAAGTTGCCATAGCATTCTCTTCCTCCCTCGGCGGTCCGGACTTCGGCATCTTGGGCATAGACCCTGAAACTGGAGAACTTGAATGGGTCAGGGAGTACAGGCAGGCTATAGACGGCGGTGAGCTCTGGAAGATGGGCGGTTTCAACAGCCTCTCCGGAGGAAGGCCGATGCTTTACAGCGTTCCCGACGGATGGCTCTACACCAACGGCCTGCCGGGAAAATACGACGGCGGTGCTTCGATCTGGGTGAAGCTCGATAAGCAGGGCAACATCCTTTGGAGCGGCTTCTGGAACACAACCCTCTACCAGGGAGAATCTCCCGCCGGCTTTGCTCTTGCCGATGACGGGAACTACGTTTTCTTCGACCCGCTCGTTAAGATGTCGCCTTCCGGAGACGTTCTCGAGGTTTACTACGACGTTCAGCCTCACAGCTGGTATATGTCCCGCGCCGGAAACGGCTTCACTATCTTCCTCCCCCCTGACCGGCTCCTGAAACTGGACTCCGACATGGGCTTTGCGGGCTGTGACGTCCACCACGTCGAGAAGGGCGGGGAACTGACCGCGTGGGTTCCGAACTTCGTGGATCTGGGAAAGGGCGACGTGGAGTTCGTGAAGGTGCCCCTCTATGCCGAGGCCAGCTTTGAGGGGGCCTTTGAGTTCGACGACCTCCCGACATGGGAGTGGTATAAGATTGCCCCGGTGGAGGTATGGGTTCACGATCACCCGAGCGAGTACTTCCACCTTAAAGAAGCCTGCAACCAGACGGGTTCATCTGAGGGAGGGATAGAGACCTCGACCAGCCCCGCTACATCGTCCCACTCGCCAACGGCCACATCCGAAGGTTCAGGCTTCACAAGCCCATCCAGCGACTCCAGCAGCGAGGGAACAGGCACGGACGGGGGAGTTTCGGTAGACGTGACCTGCGGGCCCGGGATAATGGCCCTGCTCGCACTGCTGGTGATTGCAATAACCCGGAGGAGGTGA
- a CDS encoding BtpA/SgcQ family protein, with amino-acid sequence MDFGRKPIIGMVHLKPLPGSYLYDGDFDSVVKRALRDARTLEEAGFDALMVENFGDVPFPKYADKTTVASLAVVAKAIRDEVSLPLGVNVLRNDGIAAYSIAYAVKADFIRVNVLSGVAYTDQGIIEGIAHELAMLRKRLPSKIKVFADVHVKHAVHFSDFKDALMDTVERGLADAVVVSGKATGKPVDVEKLALAKKISPVPVIVGSGTSYDNLPELWKYADGFIVGTWIKREGKVENEVSLERARKLVELAKELRQSSI; translated from the coding sequence ATGGACTTCGGGAGAAAACCCATAATTGGGATGGTCCATCTCAAGCCCCTCCCAGGTTCCTACCTATACGACGGGGACTTTGATTCAGTCGTTAAGCGTGCCCTGAGAGATGCAAGAACGCTGGAAGAGGCCGGCTTCGACGCCCTCATGGTGGAGAACTTCGGCGACGTTCCCTTCCCCAAGTACGCCGACAAAACCACGGTCGCTTCCCTCGCGGTTGTCGCAAAAGCGATACGAGATGAGGTTTCCCTTCCTCTTGGAGTTAACGTCCTCCGCAACGATGGAATAGCCGCCTACTCCATTGCCTACGCCGTGAAGGCCGACTTCATAAGGGTGAACGTGCTGAGCGGGGTTGCATACACCGACCAGGGAATAATAGAGGGCATCGCCCACGAACTGGCGATGCTGAGGAAAAGGTTGCCATCGAAAATAAAGGTCTTCGCCGATGTGCACGTCAAGCACGCCGTCCACTTTTCCGACTTCAAGGACGCTTTGATGGACACGGTTGAGAGAGGCTTAGCCGATGCAGTAGTCGTCAGCGGGAAAGCTACTGGAAAGCCAGTTGACGTTGAGAAGCTCGCTCTTGCGAAGAAAATATCGCCCGTTCCCGTTATAGTGGGTTCCGGGACGAGCTACGACAACCTCCCGGAGCTGTGGAAGTACGCGGACGGCTTCATAGTGGGGACGTGGATCAAGCGGGAAGGTAAGGTCGAGAACGAAGTCTCCCTGGAGAGGGCGAGGAAACTGGTTGAGCTTGCGAAAGAACTTCGTCAAAGTTCTATCTAA
- a CDS encoding PH domain-containing protein translates to MGVEENPKLPKSVLRHLEPGENVLFAIKKKISLEKPKWLLVTDRRIIYLDEKVLGRYDLRAIPYQKLEQVLVKLGIMSSEFIIQGEENITLKLGWMNKEEARKAINTIKDALNAIAIEPVSIDVNKGLTSETWVLKKPREFVTRTMPTYQPAQAQVQEEKEDPLEKLKKLKELYDTGVISQEEYEEKRKKLLEEI, encoded by the coding sequence ATGGGAGTCGAAGAAAACCCCAAACTGCCGAAGTCGGTTCTCAGGCATCTTGAGCCAGGGGAGAACGTTCTATTCGCGATTAAGAAGAAGATAAGCCTCGAAAAGCCGAAGTGGCTCCTCGTCACCGACAGGAGAATAATATATCTCGACGAGAAGGTTCTCGGAAGGTACGACCTCAGGGCCATTCCCTATCAGAAGCTCGAGCAGGTTCTCGTCAAGCTGGGCATAATGAGCTCCGAGTTCATCATACAGGGCGAGGAGAACATAACGCTCAAGCTGGGCTGGATGAACAAGGAGGAAGCTAGGAAGGCGATAAACACCATAAAAGATGCACTTAACGCCATAGCGATTGAGCCGGTTTCGATAGACGTCAACAAGGGGCTAACCAGCGAGACGTGGGTTCTGAAGAAGCCGAGGGAATTCGTGACGAGGACGATGCCAACCTACCAGCCAGCTCAGGCCCAGGTTCAAGAGGAGAAGGAAGACCCGCTCGAAAAGCTGAAGAAGCTCAAGGAGCTCTACGACACGGGAGTGATAAGCCAGGAGGAGTACGAAGAAAAGAGGAAGAAACTGCTGGAGGAGATTTGA
- a CDS encoding alpha-amylase family glycosyl hydrolase, with the protein MRRVVFVALLVLILTPLVSAWEVPERGVIYQVMVDRFYDGNPSNNEPLYDLAHSNYRLYWGGDLEGLIEKLDYIKSLGVSMIWVSPLNDNINALAYGGAPYHGYWTRDYKRIEEHFGNWDDFRRLVKEAKKRGICVIVDYVPNHSNPVNDGEYGALYDNGTFVTDYFKDAGKAKMNPITGIREDIYHHNGNIFTWSGIPLKYANLYGLADFNQLNPWVDSYLTEGAMLFADSGACGFRVDAVKHMGLGWLETFYLRLYSKGPLFIYGEYFTPSFQMGDDLYEFYRYSNVSPVLSIPIREDIVRTFAFFGGLDKLSEELEDYYSHFVYPTKAVNFLDSHDLVRFLNAGDRKDEIQRFHMALALTLTLPGIPVVYYGDESYLVSKDGKGDPYNRPMMVFDNTTEAARIIRTLARLRKTNDALAFGDFKTLTASYETWAFERSFGNHSLLVVMNKGPAVNLTFSIDWPDGNYRDALYGGEMAVSGGKASVYLPRNSVYVFHIEEEQKTPLIGSITPYTAQPGQEIIIGGAGFGERGEVIIGGKEAKVLSWEDGKIVVEVPKLERSAAWVNVTVVSGGRRSPPRPLRYYSGNDVPALIAVNASLVGDVSGTLWLSGSIPELAEPRPLLKSSTGYYFTVAPLPEGLPFSVRFYEGKAWGALRPLNMTLYGVGNRTVILTAKPPEMQEGQKAGRKNVALYTLTGVLVAALVVMWKRKR; encoded by the coding sequence ATGAGGCGAGTGGTCTTTGTAGCGTTGCTCGTTCTAATTCTCACTCCTCTCGTTTCTGCCTGGGAAGTCCCGGAGAGAGGGGTAATTTATCAGGTCATGGTGGACCGCTTTTACGACGGCAACCCTTCCAACAACGAACCTCTCTATGATCTGGCTCATTCCAACTACCGTCTCTACTGGGGTGGAGATTTAGAAGGCCTCATCGAGAAGCTCGACTACATCAAGAGCCTCGGAGTTTCGATGATATGGGTATCCCCTCTCAACGACAACATCAATGCCCTCGCCTACGGGGGTGCCCCCTATCACGGCTACTGGACGAGGGACTACAAGAGGATAGAAGAGCACTTTGGGAACTGGGATGACTTCAGGCGGCTCGTTAAGGAAGCTAAAAAGCGGGGAATCTGCGTAATCGTTGACTACGTGCCAAACCACTCGAACCCGGTGAACGACGGCGAATATGGTGCTCTCTACGACAATGGCACCTTCGTGACGGACTACTTCAAGGACGCGGGGAAGGCTAAGATGAACCCGATTACTGGAATCCGCGAGGACATCTATCACCACAACGGCAACATCTTCACGTGGAGCGGGATACCGCTTAAGTACGCTAACCTCTACGGCCTCGCTGACTTCAACCAGCTCAATCCGTGGGTTGACTCATACCTCACTGAGGGCGCCATGCTCTTCGCTGACTCCGGCGCCTGCGGCTTCAGGGTTGATGCGGTCAAGCACATGGGGCTCGGCTGGCTCGAGACCTTTTACCTCCGCCTCTACTCCAAGGGGCCGCTCTTCATCTACGGCGAGTACTTCACGCCCTCCTTCCAGATGGGAGATGACCTCTACGAGTTCTACCGTTACTCGAACGTCTCCCCGGTTCTTAGCATTCCAATCAGAGAGGACATAGTGAGGACCTTCGCCTTCTTCGGCGGCCTTGACAAGCTCTCGGAGGAGCTTGAGGATTACTACTCCCACTTCGTCTACCCGACGAAGGCTGTGAACTTCCTAGACAGCCACGACCTCGTCCGCTTCCTAAACGCCGGCGATAGGAAGGACGAAATCCAGCGCTTCCACATGGCTCTAGCTTTAACCCTAACTCTGCCTGGGATTCCGGTAGTTTATTACGGCGACGAGAGCTACCTCGTTAGCAAGGACGGAAAGGGCGACCCCTACAACAGGCCGATGATGGTCTTCGACAACACCACCGAGGCGGCCAGAATAATCCGCACCCTTGCTCGGCTGAGGAAGACCAACGATGCCCTCGCCTTCGGCGACTTCAAGACCCTAACGGCATCATACGAGACCTGGGCCTTCGAGAGGAGTTTCGGAAACCACAGCCTCTTAGTGGTCATGAACAAGGGGCCTGCGGTCAACTTGACCTTCTCCATAGACTGGCCCGATGGTAACTACCGCGACGCCCTCTACGGTGGGGAAATGGCTGTGTCGGGTGGGAAAGCCTCAGTCTACCTCCCAAGGAACAGCGTCTACGTCTTTCACATCGAGGAGGAGCAGAAAACGCCGCTTATCGGCTCGATAACTCCTTACACTGCTCAACCGGGTCAGGAGATAATCATCGGTGGTGCGGGATTTGGGGAAAGAGGCGAGGTTATAATCGGCGGCAAGGAAGCGAAAGTCCTTTCGTGGGAAGACGGAAAGATAGTCGTCGAGGTTCCCAAGCTGGAGAGATCGGCGGCGTGGGTAAACGTTACGGTCGTTTCCGGCGGAAGGAGAAGTCCTCCAAGGCCCCTCCGCTACTACTCCGGGAACGACGTTCCGGCTCTCATAGCGGTCAACGCCAGCCTTGTTGGTGATGTTTCTGGGACGCTGTGGCTCAGCGGTAGCATCCCAGAGCTTGCGGAACCGAGGCCACTCCTGAAATCCTCGACGGGCTATTACTTCACGGTTGCCCCGCTCCCAGAAGGACTGCCCTTCTCCGTTAGGTTCTATGAGGGGAAAGCTTGGGGTGCTCTGAGGCCGCTGAACATGACCCTCTACGGCGTTGGAAATAGAACTGTTATCCTTACTGCGAAGCCCCCGGAAATGCAGGAAGGGCAGAAAGCTGGCCGGAAAAACGTTGCCCTCTACACCCTGACGGGGGTTCTGGTAGCGGCCTTGGTGGTAATGTGGAAGCGGAAAAGGTGA
- a CDS encoding DUF835 domain-containing protein: MYNGFEAIAKWLSTLRDIAYVNNGSVIVVTESRV; this comes from the coding sequence ATGTACAACGGGTTTGAAGCGATTGCCAAGTGGTTGAGCACGCTGAGGGACATCGCGTACGTCAACAACGGAAGCGTGATAGTGGTTACTGAGAGCAGAGTATGA
- the glmM gene encoding phosphoglucosamine mutase translates to MGKYFGTSGIREVFNEKLTAELALKVGKAVGTYLNGGTIVIGKDTRTSGDVIKSAVISGLLSTGVDVIDIGLAPTPLTGFAIKLYGADAGITITASHNPPEYNGIKVWQANGMAYTPEMERELESIMDSGNFKKAPWNEIGTLRTGDPRGEYIKEALKFVELGNSYTVVVDAGNGAGSVVSPYLQRELGNKVISLNSHPSGFFVRELEPNAKSLSALAKTVRAMKADVGIAHDGDADRIGVVDDEGNFVEYEVMLSLISGYMLRKFGKGKIVTTVDAGFALDDYVRPLGGEVVRTRVGDVAVAEELARHGGVFGGEPSGTWIIPQWNLTPDGIFAGALVLEMIDRLGPISELAKEVPRYVTLRAKIPCPNEKKAKAMEIIAREALKTFDYDRLIDIDGIRIENSDWWVLFRPSGTEPIMRITLEAHTEEKAKELMGKAEKLVKKAISEA, encoded by the coding sequence ATGGGGAAGTACTTCGGGACGAGTGGCATCAGGGAGGTCTTCAACGAAAAGCTGACGGCTGAACTGGCTCTGAAGGTCGGAAAGGCCGTTGGAACGTACCTCAACGGCGGAACCATCGTCATCGGAAAGGACACGAGGACGAGCGGCGACGTAATCAAATCAGCAGTCATAAGCGGGCTCCTCTCAACTGGGGTTGATGTTATTGATATTGGTTTGGCACCGACTCCTCTCACAGGCTTTGCCATAAAGCTCTATGGAGCGGACGCGGGAATTACAATCACGGCCTCTCACAACCCGCCCGAGTACAACGGCATAAAGGTGTGGCAGGCCAACGGCATGGCCTACACTCCGGAGATGGAGCGTGAACTCGAGTCCATAATGGATTCCGGGAACTTTAAAAAAGCCCCCTGGAATGAAATCGGCACTCTTAGGACTGGAGATCCGCGTGGTGAATACATAAAAGAGGCTTTAAAATTCGTCGAGCTTGGGAATTCCTACACGGTCGTCGTCGATGCTGGAAACGGTGCGGGCTCGGTAGTTTCCCCCTACCTCCAGCGGGAGCTGGGCAATAAGGTCATCTCGCTCAACTCACACCCGAGCGGCTTCTTCGTCAGGGAGCTTGAACCGAACGCGAAGAGCCTTTCCGCCCTTGCGAAGACGGTTAGGGCCATGAAAGCCGATGTCGGCATAGCGCACGACGGGGACGCCGACAGGATAGGCGTGGTTGATGACGAGGGCAACTTCGTGGAGTACGAGGTCATGCTCTCCCTCATAAGCGGCTACATGCTCAGGAAGTTCGGGAAGGGCAAAATTGTGACGACGGTCGATGCCGGCTTTGCCTTGGATGATTACGTGAGGCCCCTCGGCGGGGAGGTCGTAAGGACGCGCGTTGGCGACGTGGCCGTTGCCGAGGAGCTCGCCAGACACGGCGGAGTCTTCGGCGGCGAGCCCAGCGGGACGTGGATAATCCCCCAGTGGAACTTAACTCCCGATGGAATCTTTGCCGGGGCCCTGGTCCTTGAGATGATAGACAGGCTCGGCCCGATAAGCGAGCTGGCCAAGGAAGTTCCGCGCTACGTAACGCTTCGCGCCAAAATACCCTGCCCGAACGAGAAGAAGGCCAAAGCGATGGAGATAATAGCCCGCGAGGCCCTAAAGACGTTCGACTACGACAGGCTGATCGACATCGACGGAATTAGAATAGAGAACTCCGACTGGTGGGTTCTCTTCCGCCCGAGCGGGACGGAGCCGATAATGAGGATAACCCTCGAGGCCCACACGGAGGAGAAGGCTAAGGAGCTGATGGGGAAGGCGGAGAAGCTTGTGAAGAAAGCCATCTCGGAGGCTTGA
- a CDS encoding DUF835 domain-containing protein, with protein sequence MGDHYEPYSPPHRTGPKPWAKLFTASYLWYSYRKSLRKSALIFSLAFIAASLQVFGDLIGSQNVTTTMEALSASLLFYGTLRFLDEEGFSFTVNRGKYVSITPFILTLYMLTMERSSYPNWLATVGVAYAISGLFMLLSGIMLMDLKDLYKDYAKYLGITLIINGAHEMDYPLLRPVEWFAPIGFSLSAVLTVLIAYFFVKFVGHEAFLKPPSEKLKSLRSVKEVKPGLTLLSPEEYRKLLPELKEVPLMAFTRNLSKVPENWRVYTISQVEHKRTVQPTNLPKITEIVNRYLKAVGNEVWSSLTALSTSACTTGLKRLPSG encoded by the coding sequence ATGGGAGATCATTATGAACCATACTCTCCTCCTCACCGGACAGGCCCTAAGCCTTGGGCAAAGCTCTTCACGGCATCATACTTGTGGTATTCCTACAGGAAGTCACTTAGAAAGTCAGCCCTGATTTTCTCACTGGCATTTATCGCCGCCTCCCTGCAAGTTTTTGGAGATCTTATCGGTAGCCAAAATGTTACAACTACCATGGAGGCCCTTTCGGCTTCGCTCCTCTTCTATGGAACCCTAAGGTTCCTCGATGAGGAGGGCTTTTCCTTCACCGTCAATAGGGGCAAGTACGTCTCCATAACTCCATTTATTCTTACACTCTACATGCTAACCATGGAGCGCTCAAGCTATCCAAACTGGCTCGCCACGGTTGGGGTCGCATACGCAATTTCCGGTCTGTTTATGCTCCTCTCGGGCATAATGCTGATGGACCTAAAAGACCTCTACAAGGACTACGCAAAATACCTCGGGATTACGCTGATTATAAACGGGGCACACGAGATGGACTATCCACTGCTCCGCCCCGTTGAGTGGTTTGCACCCATCGGATTCTCGTTGAGTGCCGTGCTAACGGTTCTAATAGCGTATTTCTTCGTAAAGTTCGTGGGACATGAAGCGTTCTTGAAACCACCCTCTGAAAAGTTAAAGTCACTGAGGTCTGTGAAGGAAGTTAAACCGGGACTCACTCTGTTGTCCCCCGAGGAGTACAGGAAACTCCTACCTGAGCTGAAGGAGGTCCCCCTAATGGCTTTCACCCGGAATCTCAGCAAAGTGCCGGAGAATTGGAGGGTCTATACCATAAGCCAAGTCGAGCACAAACGCACGGTACAGCCCACTAACTTGCCAAAAATCACGGAAATCGTGAACAGGTACCTCAAAGCCGTCGGAAACGAGGTATGGTCCTCATTGACAGCATTGAGTACCTCAGCATGTACAACGGGTTTGAAGCGATTGCCAAGTGGTTGA
- a CDS encoding DUF257 family protein, with amino-acid sequence MSIVDLPEFLSAFYPGETVLIEYDTVSMPEVLFYLIFINRENRPMLIDDVADTLCETLTKLEFIGFDISGFKEVPVIKIGGGSRKCGNVFGEVDVDRYSLDIGYYSRIFEKASLNGVVLNHVLGIHKLFLSLERRGAIRLVKNIAMFEGDRRRIAFYFINRDVVETSYPELLLLLEETASTVLNWISDGEKFVLYVSKSANLGIMGKELSFTLDEISSLAQSF; translated from the coding sequence GTGTCCATTGTTGATCTTCCTGAGTTTTTATCCGCATTTTACCCGGGTGAGACAGTGTTGATTGAGTACGACACGGTGTCAATGCCCGAGGTGTTGTTTTACCTCATATTCATAAACAGAGAAAACAGACCCATGCTGATTGACGACGTCGCCGACACTCTCTGTGAGACTCTGACTAAACTGGAGTTCATTGGATTTGACATCTCTGGTTTCAAAGAGGTGCCCGTTATAAAAATAGGCGGGGGCTCAAGAAAATGTGGTAACGTCTTCGGCGAGGTGGACGTGGACAGGTACTCCCTGGACATAGGCTACTACAGCAGGATATTTGAGAAGGCATCGCTCAATGGTGTCGTTCTAAACCATGTTCTTGGGATTCATAAGCTCTTTCTGTCCCTCGAACGGAGGGGTGCCATCAGGCTTGTCAAAAACATAGCGATGTTTGAAGGCGACAGGAGGAGAATAGCCTTTTACTTCATCAACAGGGATGTAGTTGAAACCTCATATCCCGAGCTTCTGCTCCTATTGGAAGAGACCGCGAGCACAGTACTTAACTGGATCTCAGACGGTGAGAAGTTTGTGCTTTATGTTTCAAAGTCTGCAAACTTGGGCATCATGGGGAAAGAACTCTCGTTTACACTCGATGAAATCTCTTCTCTAGCCCAAAGCTTTTAA
- a CDS encoding TldD/PmbA family protein has protein sequence MIEELVRILEREDVEWEIYWESGRSGSFKIEREALERSQRKFYSGIGLRVGLKGKLGFSYVTGLNHSTSELEKFVERTIKLARVSEVPFRGFPVPSKVPKVKGIYDRRIEEIPFEDAHALALQYTEKMKELKEKETLSGSISLAFERYGVVNSNGVELEASSTYMGVSAYAVIEEGPGNGSFYQGYRSLQGIEALEKAIMKAKKDAELSARAKKFEPYNGELVLEPEAVMSIVEILLENFYGDEVYYGRSRFSSLGDRVASEGFTLLDDSTLEGLPGSYPFDGEGTPGQRTPLVENGTLKGFLLDHTYASLLGLKSTGNAVRSFRTTPSIGPSNLVVEPGDESLGDFEGIVVKEVFGEHTANPVSGDFSLPVGLGYVVKNGEVTPFKDNMLVGNIFDLLKTVEPGKDLRRISSFIAPRVKVHAKIV, from the coding sequence ATGATAGAAGAACTCGTCAGAATCCTCGAGAGAGAAGACGTTGAATGGGAGATCTACTGGGAGAGCGGGAGGAGCGGTTCTTTCAAAATAGAGCGGGAAGCTCTCGAGCGCTCCCAGAGGAAGTTCTACTCGGGCATCGGCCTCAGGGTGGGGCTGAAGGGAAAGCTCGGTTTCTCATACGTAACTGGCCTCAATCACTCGACCTCTGAGCTTGAAAAGTTCGTAGAGCGGACGATAAAGCTCGCGAGGGTTAGCGAAGTTCCCTTTAGAGGTTTCCCGGTTCCCTCTAAAGTTCCCAAGGTTAAAGGAATATACGACAGGAGGATCGAGGAAATTCCCTTCGAAGATGCCCACGCCCTTGCGCTCCAGTACACTGAGAAAATGAAGGAGCTTAAGGAAAAAGAGACCCTCTCAGGTTCAATCTCCCTGGCCTTTGAAAGGTATGGTGTTGTGAACTCCAACGGAGTTGAGCTTGAGGCCTCTTCCACGTACATGGGGGTCTCAGCCTACGCGGTCATAGAGGAGGGACCTGGAAACGGTTCGTTCTACCAGGGCTACCGCTCCCTTCAGGGTATCGAAGCCCTTGAGAAGGCCATAATGAAGGCAAAAAAAGATGCAGAGCTCAGCGCCAGGGCGAAGAAGTTTGAACCCTACAATGGGGAACTCGTGCTGGAGCCTGAGGCCGTAATGTCCATTGTGGAGATCCTCTTGGAGAACTTCTACGGCGATGAAGTTTACTACGGCAGGAGCAGGTTTTCCAGCCTCGGGGATCGGGTAGCTTCGGAAGGTTTTACCCTCCTGGACGATTCAACACTCGAAGGCCTTCCGGGGAGCTATCCGTTCGACGGTGAGGGCACTCCCGGACAGAGAACACCGCTCGTAGAAAATGGGACGCTCAAGGGCTTCCTCCTCGACCACACCTATGCCTCCCTCCTTGGACTGAAGAGCACCGGAAACGCCGTCCGGAGCTTCAGGACAACTCCATCAATTGGGCCGAGCAACCTCGTAGTGGAGCCAGGAGATGAGAGCCTTGGGGATTTTGAGGGGATCGTAGTCAAGGAAGTCTTCGGTGAACACACGGCCAATCCTGTCAGCGGTGACTTCTCGCTTCCAGTTGGTCTTGGCTACGTGGTCAAGAACGGGGAGGTTACTCCGTTCAAGGACAACATGCTCGTTGGCAACATCTTTGATCTACTGAAAACAGTGGAGCCTGGGAAGGACCTGAGAAGGATATCCTCGTTCATTGCCCCAAGGGTCAAAGTTCACGCGAAGATTGTTTAA
- a CDS encoding EamA family transporter, translating to MRIPLYIIYALLAAFFAALVPIFGKLGLRDVDSTVATVIRAFIMFSFLLLVAIVTGKTNTAGFDHRALLFVTLSGLTGALSWLFYFMAIKNGRTTAVIAIDKTSVALAIFLAWLILGERMDAKTAVGAVLIVLGVLLVSL from the coding sequence TTGAGGATTCCACTCTATATTATCTATGCCCTCCTCGCGGCGTTCTTCGCCGCCCTCGTCCCAATCTTTGGAAAGCTCGGCCTTAGGGACGTGGATTCCACCGTGGCGACTGTGATCAGGGCGTTTATCATGTTCTCATTTCTCCTTCTCGTCGCCATTGTCACCGGAAAAACGAACACGGCCGGCTTTGACCACCGCGCGCTTCTCTTCGTCACACTATCAGGCCTTACCGGCGCTCTCTCCTGGCTCTTCTACTTCATGGCGATAAAGAACGGGAGAACGACGGCAGTGATAGCGATAGATAAGACGAGCGTTGCCCTCGCGATCTTCCTGGCCTGGCTCATCCTTGGGGAGAGGATGGACGCTAAGACGGCCGTGGGGGCGGTGCTTATAGTCCTGGGTGTTCTCCTGGTTTCTCTGTGA